GGAAAAAAGCTATAACGGATATAACTTTTGTCACCTTATCACAATATCTGACCCAATTTATATTAATTTTGCGTGGTTTTATTTTTGCAAAATTTCTTGGACCTGAACTATTTGGGGTTTATTCGGCAATTTTTCTCTTTTATACCTACGGCGTTTACGCTCAACTTGGAATTTTGGATGGTCTTTGGCGCCTCGTTCCTTATTTTTTAGCTCAAGGAGATGAAGCGAAAGGGAGAAATTATCTATCTACCGGATTTTGGGCATTGAATTTTTTCGGATTAACTTTTGTCTTTCTTGTTTTTATCATAAAACTCAATTTTATTGTTTTGTTAAGTGCTCTCGCTGTCTTTTTCTTTTTAAATTTTAGTTTCATGCTTCTAAAATTTCAAATTCAGCATAAGTTCAAGCTTCTTGGGGTATATCAAACATTACTTTCAATTGCGGATCTTATTTTTTCGTCAATTTTAATGTTTAAACTTCATGTTGAGGGTATTTATATCGGAATGAATTTAGCTCTAATTTTAACTATTTTGCTTGCAAGCAAAAACTTGAATTTGAAGTTTGAAAGACATTTTGACCTATTTGAGCTTAAAGAGATTTTGAAAATTGGTTTTGTAAACTTACTTATTGGGTTTGGATTAAGATTGTTGATGACGATGGATAAATTTTCAGTAGCAAATTTTTTTGATAAAGCAAGCATGGGATTTTATTCAGTAGCGTATAGTATCGGGATGCTGCCTTTTTTTATTCCGATGACTTTGAATCAAGTCATTGGTCAAAGGATGATTGAGGAATACGGGCGAACAAAGGAGGTTCAAAGTTTGAAAATCTTCCTTGACGAAAGTTTGATCTTTTTATCTTTCGTCCTTCCTTTTGTTTCAATTTTTGCTATAGCATTTGCTGAACCATTTATAATTTTGCTCCTTCCCAAATATCTCTACAGTTTAAAACTCGTTGATAAACTTGCGATTTCTTTTTATTTCATTTCTTTAAGTGCAATACCTTTGACTTTCCTCGTCACAATAAATGAGAGAAAGTGGATAATTGTCTCTGAGTTTTTATTAATAGGATTGCTATTTATAGTTAATTATGTAATTGCAAAATCAAGTTTGGAACTTGTTTGGATAACTTACGCTGTTCTTGTCGCCTATTTTCTCTATTTCATTAGTTTGATATATCTAAGTTATAGAAAATTTTACGACATTTTGAAGATTTTTAATCTGGCATTGAAACTTTCTCTACCTGTGTTTCCTATTTTTCTTGTTTTTTCGTTGAAATTTATAAATTTCGGAGAGTGGGGGAACTTGGTTAAGTTTTCTTTAAGAATTATAATCGGGTTAATTTGGATTTCATTTGCA
This genomic interval from Candidatus Thermokryptus mobilis contains the following:
- a CDS encoding oligosaccharide flippase family protein gives rise to the protein MPWSRKKAITDITFVTLSQYLTQFILILRGFIFAKFLGPELFGVYSAIFLFYTYGVYAQLGILDGLWRLVPYFLAQGDEAKGRNYLSTGFWALNFFGLTFVFLVFIIKLNFIVLLSALAVFFFLNFSFMLLKFQIQHKFKLLGVYQTLLSIADLIFSSILMFKLHVEGIYIGMNLALILTILLASKNLNLKFERHFDLFELKEILKIGFVNLLIGFGLRLLMTMDKFSVANFFDKASMGFYSVAYSIGMLPFFIPMTLNQVIGQRMIEEYGRTKEVQSLKIFLDESLIFLSFVLPFVSIFAIAFAEPFIILLLPKYLYSLKLVDKLAISFYFISLSAIPLTFLVTINERKWIIVSEFLLIGLLFIVNYVIAKSSLELVWITYAVLVAYFLYFISLIYLSYRKFYDILKIFNLALKLSLPVFPIFLVFSLKFINFGEWGNLVKFSLRIIIGLIWISFAIFYLKRKTVIISQMIQIIRERVGL